In the Thermodesulfobacteriota bacterium genome, TCCGCCCGGTAGTCCGCGTGCCGCGAGAATCCGTAGGTCACGAAGGTCTTCGCCACGGAGGGCAATAGCTCCTGCACGTTGGGGTGGTCGATGCACAGGACGGCGAACCCGTAGAAGGGGACCTTGTTGATGAAGTTCAGGAAGGTTTCCTTGATCTGGCCGATCCCCGAGTAGTAGTCGAGGTGCTCCGGGTCGATGTTCGTCACCACGGCCACCGTGGGCGAGAGCCTCAGGAAGGAGCCGTCGCTCTCGTCCGCCTCCGCGACGAGGAACTCCCCCTGGCCGAGCTTCGCATTGGAGCCCAGGCTGTTCAGCTTCCCTCCCACCACGGCGGTGGGGTCCCACCCCGCGGTCGCCAGCACCGTCGCCACCATCGAGGTCGTCGTCGTCTTTCCGTGCGTCCCGGCGATGGCGATCCCGTACTTCATCCGCATCAGCTCCGCGAGCATCTCCGCCCGCGGGATCACGGGGATCTTGCGCCGCTGCGCCTCCAGGACCTCGGCGTTGTCCGGGCGGACAGCCGAGGAGATCACCACGACGTGCCCGTCCGGCGGGACATTCTCCGCCGCGTGCCCCAGGCGGATCGTCGCGCCCAGCCCCGCGAGGCGGTCGGTCGTCTCCGAGCGGCGGAGGTCCGATCCCGAGACGCGGTACCCTAAGTTCAGCAGCAGCTCCGCGATCCCGCTCATCCCGATGCCGCCGATCCCGACGAAGTGGATGGGCAGCCCTTTTCTGTACATGTCCCTCCCGTCCTCCTCAGGCCGCTTTCCCGGAAAGCGCCAGCGCTCTCCGGACCGCGTCGAACGCGGCGTCGGGCCGCGAGAAGGAGACCGATGCCGCCCGCGCCTTCTCCCGCGCCTCCCGGTTCCCCGCGAGCGACCACAGGGAGGCCCGCAGCGTCTCCGCCGTGGCCTCGCCCTCCGCCATCCATGTCCCCGCGCCCGCCGCGCAGAACTCCCTCGCGTTGCCCGCCTGGTGGTCGTCCGCCGCGTACGGGTAGGGCAGCAGGACGCACGGCCGCCCGAACAGCGCGGCCTCCGAGATGGACAGGGCGCCCGCCCGCATCAGCACCGCGTGGCATCGGGGAAACAGGTCCCCGATCCTCTCCGTGAACGCGAACGGCTCGATCCGCAGCTCCTCGTCCCGG is a window encoding:
- the murC gene encoding UDP-N-acetylmuramate--L-alanine ligase — encoded protein: MYRKGLPIHFVGIGGIGMSGIAELLLNLGYRVSGSDLRRSETTDRLAGLGATIRLGHAAENVPPDGHVVVISSAVRPDNAEVLEAQRRKIPVIPRAEMLAELMRMKYGIAIAGTHGKTTTTSMVATVLATAGWDPTAVVGGKLNSLGSNAKLGQGEFLVAEADESDGSFLRLSPTVAVVTNIDPEHLDYYSGIGQIKETFLNFINKVPFYGFAVLCIDHPNVQELLPSVAKTFVTYGFSRHADYRAEGLSCDGMSTRFGVSVRGESLGEMALRVPGRHNASNALAAVAVAAELGIGPDAIRQGLLDYDGVARRFQVRGEAGGVTVVDDYAHHPAEIRATLAAARDVWPDRRIVVGFQPHRYSRTRALFKEFLSAFHEADILLLFDVYPAGEEPVEEASAERLCEAIREHGHKGARYAGKAVEAGESVRSLLRPGDIFLTMGAGDVWRLGESVVSA